One segment of Channa argus isolate prfri chromosome 17, Channa argus male v1.0, whole genome shotgun sequence DNA contains the following:
- the hivep2a gene encoding transcription factor HIVEP2a gives MEDRESAATGQKCSNKEPVKEKVPLQRKWASEPSATTKRSTFADPEAKHRESLPGGATGGSAPQQKYAITGNSGKLLSGPSAVGAIGGPPSEDSQGHFAQGFPMGFSYLAQPYPQHPQTERFLSGAKPQPGLEPHAWPFAGQLPSDDLYPVGHPGHTIPHGAGAGRFPRQKSPSLPSSFGQYSQSGPEPGDEGYSKKEQKPKKPGKYICHYCGRACAKPSVLKKHIRSHTGERPYPCVPCGFSFKTKSNLYKHRKSHAHAIKAGLVPFSDLAVARSGDMDHASPVGEAEVHSDGEQSTDTDEEGVEGSTMLTDKDSLIPQISFEADKNTGAVEPAYADSAEELSVGSMKVPILIVPKPGGVPSTGMECPPFQDIKGSHHMLASQAGGRAHSLDDSPTIKQRLALRLNEKKGHDSDSAMSQSLNLLSPHSKGSTDSGYFSRSDSAEQPISPPNTNVKTYEEIMFGRTWYYRPNSRSRQSMAGVDPGALASLKQPGAILDMGKISEDHICFRGDVGISGDPKQYPTGPCQSSTGLLEPPSDSGPLIRSNSMPNSSPPNLSVPPGIRGSHSFDEMMTSDDVFYPQGRRLRRQAAFEHSANEAHVGEAEVYGHMPKNLASSLCMKVGERNPGVPEHISYTPYGTKVSMSEIATRKRRKEKSVGDEEDSPGHCDSSCSGSVEMIGDYDLKPGSLDGSRTILTGKGSLHSAHSQSDSFDTCASMCSEDIPLFPDSEGRKAAGNVISVIQHTNSLSRPNSFEKSESFEQPGYQPSDKILSSQYSEQSDPEIFEDALSPESALLRTESMEQQLQSDSDLASLSSSSAAASPGQPYHIQPKLVRQPNIQVPEIRVTEEPDKPEKDTDAPMSKEPEKQQQHVEEFQLPQRSDTLSQMPSEKLPPKKKRLRLADMEHSSGESSFESTCTSLSRSPSQESNLSHSSSLSMSFDREEGLKSGSPTKQDDSLPPGGAKPSEFLTVPGSGHSSHHQQREMRRSSSEQAPCTLPTELPEMRSKSFDYGSLSSSRQGELYSSSSAMKERRRGYLVRQASLSVYPEAVPHEAGSAEMSIKQESLDHGPWPGPVGSPHSSIEGASRTKRAGTGGSHQQHHQHLLQQSISEDSLQDEPVYGRSQTHRLQAQGSSSEGEHPGQEVMNKELIQQYQSGAPFLSYQQPGLFWGQEAGQTPRQPLTLQTQQQLQKLHIRSPGNLPTHPPHKHQSLHPLQQIHDQQSLDGKSENPNSQMYPATFSSRTSPLSQQHQQNFGSLSSKLSLPSSIASPMLLQQIQPVFATQNLGPHASLPAMLVPVRIQTHVPSFGSIMYTSVSQLITAHGSGAHGVGSVRLGSADNRNMSPPVCVASVSKPSGGIAGGISGAGFNLSHFLGHTDAAALHYPLWKVPDSPPEQCLNTGIPLSLTSGTISTTDASGSGIGGSKRMLSPASSLELFIETKQQKRVKEERMYGQIVKEMSAVELSGTHGGKPDKGNGRGQRTRLKSEGSMDESERMSSSPPLSDFPTAPKIAIPVRSSAPHLSDVSWAESFTPPLQIVTDRSSVSGGRDSPEELDVDDSAPEAISSLHSMGSSNDAEETDNTKKPTPSKIPVSMLVQLAAKQSAGSSGTAGQTLLLTDVADVQQFFQFPSLRTMSRVSWCFLNYTKPNSTQAALRSSVYSSWCVSSYNPNPLNLSTKAALALLRSKQKRNTDSMYTTSAMSPPSSGKLVSSVAWKLRFDQLKPELMPVDISNFGRKMKGVVPWDRSKEEQVEKEVSVKQPAAEPTRIKIFEGGYKSNEDYVYVRGRGRGKYICEECGIRCKKPSMLKKHIRTHTDVRPYVCKFCNFAFKTKGNLTKHMKSKAHMKKCLELGVSMSSVEDTEAEEGDVGDEGQRPKKISVSAMVEHQFSDADDSEGGEEDGDEVEDDDDDDDDYDGDSTPKTRSRSTSPQPYSLPSLSITAVAASHSAPHLSHHSASDVLGNVNKPPLFGYFTTVPSIQITPQAVPSDLAGRDCSQMEYQRGQKTLGSRLLVPPSSSSMDEDLSVPSPDLSSSSSRLSSPGLDHSGCPSPISPSSSPSARRYLSPRRDLSPRARHLSPRRDLSPLRHISPKRDLGVAGGYLRDLSPRRGHLSLLSPLSRPTSPAGRDYKRDLSPRGRRGMIRPLSPRRGLHQHLHNQSQQSGARGLRSAHHAGLLAQGESGPLRSCRTGAEMETEHHPGSPLPGEQDQGGSRGNQSSPPNQGLFSHLPLHSQLQVRSPFPMIPIGGIQMVHSIPTSVTTPLAQQGAQQAASRLVLQKSTSEDSTTSDVAYSFSERGRPGGAVGEEAVGEPSSPHPPSQAKGGGVRQEQEENIQTCTKAIASLCIDSEEPAERWGGGRGDDGRDGGRAPSSSSSLSLDSRLQQQHRSPSTSMSPPSPHPSPSPPQGPEMQHFSSLELRPSHPSMPSSSSCPYPPASPGSDPLQPPTASKPVKLQRDREAESTNRSKDAS, from the exons ATGGAGGATCGGGAATCAGCTGCCACTGGGCAGAAATGCTCAAACAAGGAACCTGTGAAGGAGAAAGTCCCTCTTCAACGAAAGTGGGCATCCGAGCCCTCTGCAACCACCAAACGAAGCACTTTTGCTGACCCAGAGGCAAAACACCGCGAGAGTTTGCCAGGTGGTGCCACTGGGGGATCAGCGCCTCAGCAGAAGTACGCAATCACAGGGAATTCTGGAAAGCTGCTATCTGGACCGTCTGCAGTTGGGGCAATAGGAGGTCCACCTTCTGAGGATTCCCAAGGGCACTTTGCTCAAGGGTTCCCAATGGGATTCTCTTACCTGGCCCAGCCATATCCTCAGCATCCCCAAACTGAGCGCTTTCTCTCAGGAGCCAAACCCCAGCCAGGCCTGGAGCCCCATGCTTGGCCTTTTGCTGGCCAGTTACCCTCAGATGACTTATACCCTGTAGGACACCCAGGACACACTATCCCACATGGGGCCGGGGCAGGGAGGTTTCCCCGCCAGAAATCTCCCAGTTTACCTAGCTCCTTTGGACAATATTCTCAATCAGGCCCTGAGCCTGGAGACGAGGGATACagcaaaaaagagcagaaaccAAAAAAGCCTGGTAAGTACATCTGTCACTACTGTGGTCGTGCTTGCGCCAAGCCCAGTGTCCTAAAGAAACACATCCGCTCACATACCGGAGAGAGGCCATATCCGTGTGTACCCTGTGGCTTTTCCTTCAAAACCAAGAGCAACCTTTACAAGCATCGCAAGTCACACGCTCATGCCATCAAGGCTGGACTTGTGCCGTTTTCGGACCTAGCCGTGGCCCGCAGTGGGGACATGGACCACGCATCGCCAGTAGGTGAGGCCGAGGTTCACTCAGATGGGGAACAGAGTACCGACACAGACGAGGAAGGTGTGGAGGGCTCCACCATGTTGACGGACAAAGACAGTCTCATCCCGCAGATCTCCTTTGAAGCTGACAAAAATACAG GTGCTGTCGAACCAGCGTATGCAGACTCGGCTGAAGAGCTGTCGGTGGGGTCGATGAAAGTGCCTATCCTTATTGTCCCCAAGCCTGGGGGCGTCCCCTCCACAGGCATGGAGTGCCCACCCTTCCAAGACATTAAAGGGTCACACCACATGTTGGCATCGCAGGCTGGTGGAAGAGCGCATTCACTGGACGACTCCCCCACTATCAAACAGCGTTTGGCCCTTAGGCTGAATGAGAAAAAAGGACACGACTCTGACTCTGCCATGTCACAGTCCCTAAACCTCCTCAGTCCTCACAGCAAAGGCAGCACAGACTCTGGCTACTTTTCCCGCTCAGACAGCGCAGAGCAGCCGATCAGCCCTCCAAATACTAATGTCAAGACGTACGAAGAGATCATGTTTGGTCGGACTTGGTACTACCGACCTAACTCTAGATCCAGGCAGAGTATGGCAGGGGTAGACCCAGGCGCCCTTGCTAGTTTAAAGCAACCAGGTGCTATCCTGGATATGGGGAAGATATCTGAGGATCATATCTGTTTCAGGGGGGATGTCGGAATATCTGGAGATCCCAAACAGTATCCAACAGGACCATGTCAAAGCAGTACAGGGCTTCTGGAACCCCCATCAGATTCGGGGCCCCTTATTAGGAGTAACTCGATGCCAAATTCCTCCCCTCCTAACCTCAGTGTCCCCCCAGGGATTCGGGGCAGCCACTCGTTTGATGAAATGATGACATCGGACGATGTGTTTTACCCACAAGGGCGTCGACTCAGAAGGCAGGCTGCATTTGAACATTCAGCCAACGAAGCACATGTAGGTGAGGCCGAGGTCTATGGACACATGCCTAAGAATTTAGCTTCATCTCTGTGTATGAAGGTTGGTGAACGCAACCCAGGAGTCCCAGAGCACATTTCCTACACCCCATACGGTACTAAAGTTAGCATGTCAGAAATAGCTacaagaaaaaggaggaaagagaagagtGTTGGTGATGAGGAGGACAGCCCAGGACATTGTGACAGTAGCTGCAGTGGTTCAGTTGAAATGATAGGGGACTATGACTTAAAACCAGGTAGTCTTGATGGGTCAAGAACCATCCTTACAGGGAAGGGCTCTCTTCACAGTGCTCACAGCCAGTCTGACAGCTTTGACACCTGTGCCAGTATGTGCTCTGAGGACATTCCATTGTTCCCTGACTCAGAGGGCAGGAAGGCAGCTGGGAATGTCATATCAGTCATCCAGCACACAAACTCCCTCAGCCGGCCGAATTCCTTCGAGAAGTCAGAATCCTTTGAACAGCCAGGATATCAGCCCTCAGATAAAATTCTGTCCAGCCAGTACTCTGAACAGTCAGACCCTGAAATCTTTGAAGATGCTCTGAGTCCTGAATCTGCCCTACTGAGGACAGAGAGCAtggagcagcagctgcaaaGTGACAGTGACCTGGCCTCCCTGTCGTCTTCGTCAGCTGCAGCCTCACCTGGCCAGCCTTATCACATCCAACCTAAACTAGTCCGACAACCCAACATCCAAGTTCCTGAGATCAGGGTGACCGAGGAGCCAGACAAGCCTGAGAAAGATACAGATGCTCCAATGTCCAAGGAAccagagaagcagcagcagcatgttgagGAGTTCCAGCTGCCACAGAGGAGTGACACGCTGTCCCAGATGCCATCAGAAAAGCTCCCACCTAAGAAGAAAAGACTGCGCCTGGCAGATATGGAACACTCATCTGGAGAATCAAGCTTTGAGTCAACCTGCACAAGCCTTTCTCGCAGCCCCAGTCAGGAGAGCAACCTGTCCCACTCCTCTTCCTTGTCCATGTCATTTGACAGAGAGGAAGGCCTGAAGTCGGGCTCACCCACCAAACAG GATGATTCGTTGCCCCCTGGTGGTGCAAAGCCGTCGGAGTTCCTGACGGTGCCCGGCAGTGGTCATTCCAGCCACCACCAGCAGAGGGAGATGAGGAGGTCTTCATCAGAGCAGGCACCTTGCACGCTGCCCACAGAGTTGCCCGAAATGCGAAGCAAATCATTTGACTATGGAAGTTTGTCATCCTCCAGACAGGGAGAGCTATACTCCAGTTCCTCTGCAATGAAGGAACGCCGGCGTGGATATCTTGTTCGACAG GCTTCACTGAGTGTTTATCCAGAGGCCGTCCCCCACGAAGCAGGGAGTGCTGAGATGTCAATCAAACAGGAGAGTTTGGACCATGGCCCATGGCCTGGACCAGTAGGATCCCCCCACAGCAGCATCGAAGGAGCCAGCAGAACCAAGAGAGCTGGCACAGGTG GATCTCACCAACAGCACCACCAGCATCTCCTTCAACAGAGTATCAGCGAGGACAGCCTGCAGGACGAACCTGTCTATGGCAG GTCCCAGACACATCGCCTACAGGCCCAGGGCTCTTCATCTGAAGGGGAGCATCCAGGTCAAGAGGTCATGAACAAGGAATTAATCCAGCAGTACCAGAGTGGAGCCCCCTTCCTTTCCTATCAGCAACCGGGACTGTTCTGGGGTCAGGAGGCTGGACAGACACCCAGACAGCCGCTCACGCTCCAGACccagcagcagctccaaaaACTCCACATCAGATCACCTGGCAACCTGCCCACACACCCACCTCACAAACATCAATCACTCCACCCTCTGCAGCAGATCCATGATCAACAGTCACTTGATGGGAAATCAGAAAATCCAAACTCTCAGATGTACCCCGCTACATTTTCATCTCGTACCTCGCCTCTGTCCCAGCAACATCAGCAAAACTTTGGCTCTCTCTCCTCTAAGCTCTCCCTGCCCAGCTCCATCGCCTCTCCCATGCTTCTGCAGCAGATCCAGCCTGTCTTTGCCACCCAGAACCTGGGCCCCCATGCTTCTCTGCCTGCTATGCTGGTACCTGTGCGGATCCAAACTCATGTGCCATCATTTGGTAGTATTATGTACACCAGTGTTAGCCAGCTGATAACAGCCCATGGCAGCGGAGCACATGGGGTAGGCTCAGTTAGGCTAGGCAGCGCTGACAACAGAAACATGTCTCCTCCAGTTTGTGTTGCGAGTGTCAGCAAACCATCTGGAGGAATTGCAGGAGGCATAAGTGGAGCAGGCTTCAACCTATCACACTTCCTGGGACACACTGATGCCGCAGCGCTACACTACCCACTCTGGAAGGTTCCAGATTCACCGCCGGAGCAATGCCTGAACACAGGGATCCCACTGTCACTAACGTCAGGCACCATATCCACCACAGACGCTTCAGGATCTGGCATTGGAGGGAGCAAACGCATGCTCTCCCCTGCCAGCTCTCTGGAGCTCTTCATCGAGACTaagcaacaaaaaagagtgaAGGAGGAGAGGATGTATGGCCAAATTGTTAAGGAGATGAGCGCTGTGGAGCTGAGTGGAACTCACGGGGGCAAGCCTGACAAGGGGAATGGCAGAGGACAACGAACTCGTCTGAAGAGTGAAGGCTCCATGGATGAATCTGAGAGGATGTCCTCTTCTCCTCCACTAAGCGACTTCCCCACTGCCCCCAAAATTGCCATTCCCGTCCGATCCTCTGCCCCCCACCTGTCTGATGTATCCTGGGCCGAGAGCTTTACCCCTCCTCTCCAGATTGTCACAGACCGGTCCTCAGTTTCAGGTGGACGGGACTCCCCAGAGGAGCTCGATGTGGATGACTCAGCCCCGGAAGCCATCTCCAGCCTTCACTCCATGGGCTCCTCCAACGATGCAGAAGAGACCGACAACACAAAAAAGCCTACACCCAGTAAAATCCCCGTCAGCATGCTGGTTCAACTTGCTGCCAAACAAAGTGCAGGATCATCTGGAACAGCGGGCCAGACACTGCTACTAACTGATGTGGCAGATGTTCAGCAGTTTTTCCAGTTCCCTAGCCTGCGCACCATGAGCAGAGTCAGCTGGTGTTTCCTGAACTACACCAAACCCAACAGCACCCAGGCAGCCTTGCGCAGCTCTGTCTACAGTTCCTGGTGTGTGAGCTCATACAACCCCAATCCTCTGAACCTCAGTACCAAGGCTGCACTGGCCCTGCTGAGGTCTAAGCAGAAGAGGAACACAGATTCGATGTACACAACCTCTGCCATGTCACCGCCCAGCTCTGGAAAACTGGTGTCATCTGTGGCCTGGAAGTTGAGATTTGATCAG TTGAAGCCGGAGCTGATGCCAGTTGATATCTCTAACTTTGGAAGGAAGATGAAGGGAGTGGTGCCGTGGGACCGTTCAAAGgaggaacaggtggagaaagagGTCTCAGTCAAACAGCCTGCCGCCGAACCAACCCGCATCAAGATCTTTGAAGGAGG GTACAAATCCAACGAGGACTATGTTTACGTCCGCGGTCGCGGTAGAGGGAAATACATCTGTGAGGAGTGCGGCATCCGCTGCAAGAAGCCCAGCATGTTAAAAAAGCACATCCGAACACACACCGACGTCCGGCCCTACGTCTGCAAGTTCTGCAACTTTGCATTCAAGACGAAAG gaAACCTGACCAAGCACATGAAGTCTAAGGCTCATATGAAAAAGTGCCTGGAGTTGGGAGTCTCCATGTCCTCGGTTGAGGACACAGAGGCAGAAGAAGGAG aTGTCGGTGATGAAGGTCAGAGGCCTAAGAAGATTTCCGTAAGTGCAATGGTGGAGCACCAGTTCTCAGATGCAGACGACTCCGAGGGCGGAGAGGAGGACGGCGATGAGGTTGaagacgacgacgacgacgacgacgactaCGACGGCGACTCCACTCCAAAGACTCGCTCGCGCTCCACCAGCCCCCAGCCGTACAGCCTGCCCTCCCTGTCCATCACAGCCGTGGCTGCCTCCCACTCTGCTCCTCACCTGTCTCACCATTCGGCGTCCGATGTCCTTGGAAACGTCAACAAGCCTCCGCTGTTTGGCTACTTCACCACAGTTCCAAGCATCCAGATCACACCACAGGCTGTACCCAGCGACCTGGCTGGGCGGGATTGCAGTCAGATGGAGTACCAGCGAGGCCAGAAGACGCTGGGTAGCAGGCTACTGGTTCCTCCATCCTCGTCCTCCATGGATGAAGACCTCTCCGTCCCCTCCCCGgacctctcctcctcctcctcccgccTGTCCTCACCCGGGTTGGACCACTCCGGCTGCCCGTCACCCATCTCCCCTTCCTCTTCACCGTCTGCTCGCCGCTACCTCTCCCCACGCCGCGACCTCTCACCCCGTGCCAGACACCTCTCCCCACGGCGGGACCTCTCTCCTCTGCGCCACATCTCACCCAAGAGAGACCTTGGGGTGGCAGGGGGATACCTGCGGGACCTCTCCCCCAGGAGAGGACACCTCTCGCTGCTCTCCCCTCTGTCTAGACCCACATCGCCAGCAGGAAGAGACTACAAGCGTGACCTTTCCCCACGAGGCCGCAGGGGGATGATCCGACCGCTTTCCCCTCGGCGAGGGCTCCACCAACACCTCCACAACCAAAG CCAGCAGAGTGGAGCACGGGGCCTGAGGTCAGCTCATCACGCCGGACTCTTGGCTCAGGGAGAGTCTGGACCTCTGAGAAGTTGCAGAACTGGCGCAGAAATGGAGACG GAGCATCATCCAGGCTCACCGTTACCAGGGGAACAGGACCAGGGTGGTAGTCGTGGTAACCAGTCCAGCCCACCTAACCAAGGCCTGTTCAGTCACCTTCCTCTTCACTCTCAGCTTCAG GTGCGTTCACCCTTCCCCATGATCCCCATCGGAGGGATCCAGATGGTACACTCCATCCCCACGTCCGTCACCACTCCTCTGGCCCAGCAGGGGGCGCAGCAGGCCGCGTCCCGCCTAGTACTACAGAAGAGCACGTCGGAGGACTCCACCACCAGCGATGTTGCTTACTCCTTCAGTGAGAGGGGAAGACCAGGGGGAGCAGTAGGGGAGGAGGCTGTGGGGGAGCCCTCGTCACCTCACCCGCCCTCACAGGCGAAAGGAGGAGGAGTGAGGCAGGAACAGGAGGAGAACATCCAGACCTGCACCAAGGCCATTGCCTCGCTCTGCATCGACTCAGAGGAGCCCGCCGAGAGATGGGGAGGAGGCAGGGGGGACGATGGGAGAGACGGAGGCAGAgctccttcctcctcatcctcgtTGTCCCTCGACTCCCGACTCCAACAGCAGCATCGCTCGCCATCCACCTCCATGTCGCCGCCATCGCCTCACCCCTCGCCGTCACCTCCTCAAGGTCCCGAGATGCAGCACTTTAGCAGCCTGGAGCTCAGGCCCTCCCACCCCTCaatgccctcctcctcctcctgccctTACCCTCCTGCCAGCCCCGGATCTGACCCCCTCCAGCCTCCTACAGCATCCAAACCTGTCAAGCTGCAGAGAGACAGGGAGGCAGAAAGCACAAACAGAAGCAAGGACGCATCCTAG